The Delphinus delphis chromosome 2, mDelDel1.2, whole genome shotgun sequence genome contains a region encoding:
- the GATM gene encoding glycine amidinotransferase, mitochondrial, with amino-acid sequence MLRVRCLRGGSRGAEAVHYIGSRLGRTVTGWVQRTFQSTQAATASSRNSCAADDKATDPLPKDCPVSSYNEWDPLEEVIVGRAENACVPPFTVEVKANTYEKYWTFYQKYGGHHFPKDHLKKAVAEIEEMCNILKMEGVTVRRPDTIDWSLKYKTPDFESTGLYGAMPRDILIVVGNEIIEAPMAWRARFFEYRAYRAIIKDYFRRGAKWTTAPKPTMADELYDQDYPIHSVEDRHKLAAQGKFVTTEFEPCFDAADFIRAGRDIFAQRSQVTNYMGIEWMRKHLAPDYRVHIISFKDPNPMHIDATFNIIGPGLVLSNPDRPCHQIDLFKKAGWTIVTPPIPVIPDDHPLWMSSKWLSMNVLMLDEKRVMVDANEVPIQKMFEKLGISTIKVNIRNANSLGGGFHCWTCDVRRRGTLQSYFD; translated from the exons ATGCTGCGGGTGCGGTGTCTGCGCGGCGGGAGCCGCGGCGCCGAAGCGGTGCACTACATCGGGTCTCGG CTTGGAAGAACTGTAACGGGATGGGTGCAGCGAACTTTCCAGAGCACCCAGGCAGCTACGGCTTCCTCCCGGAACTCCTGTGCAGCTGACGACAAGGCCACTGATCCTCTGCCCAAGGACTGCCCTGTCTCCTCTTACAACGAATGGGACCCCTTAGAGGAAGTGATAGTGGGCAGAGCAGAAAATGCCTGTGTTCCACCATTCACTGTGGAGGTGAAG GCCAACACATATGAAAAGTACTGGACTTTTTACCAAAAGTATGGGGGCCATCATTTTCCCAAAGATCATTTGAAAAAGGCTGTTGCCGAAATTGAAGAAatgtgcaatattttaaaaatggaaggagTGACAGTGAGGAGGCCTGACACCATTGACTGGTCCTTGAAGTATAAAACTCCTGATTTTGAGTCTACGG GTTTATATGGTGCGATGCCTCGAGACATCCTGATAGTTGTGGGAAATGAGATTATCGAGGCTCCCATGGCCTGGCGCGCTCGCTTCTTTGAGTACCGCGCGTACAGAGCAATTATCAAAGACTACTTCCGCCGCGGGGCCAAGTGGACAACAGCTCCTAAGCCCACAATGGCTGATGAGCTTTATGACCAG GATTACCCCATCCATTCTGTAGAAGACAGACACAAATTGGCTGCTCAGGGAAAATTCGTGACGACTGAGTTCGAGCCGTGCTTTGATGCTGCTGACTTCATTCGAGCTGGAAGAGACATCTTTGCACAGAGAAGCCAG GTGACAAACTACATGGGCATTGAATGGATGCGTAAGCATCTCGCTCCAGACTACAGAGTGCATATCATCTCCTTTAAAGACCCCAATCCGATGCACATTGATGCCACCTTCAATATCATTGGGCCCGGTCTTGTGCTTTCCAATCCTGACCGACCATGTCACCAG ATTGATCTTTTCAAGAAAGCAGGATGGACCATAGTTACTCCTCCAATACCAGTCATCCCAGATG ATCACCCACTCTGGATGTCGTCCAAATGGCTTTCCATGAATGTCTTAATGCTAGATGAAAAGCGTGTTATGGTGGATGCCAACGAAGTCCCGATTCAAAAGATGTTTGAAAAGCTGG GTATCAGTACCATTAAGGTTAACATTCGTAATGCCAATTCCCTGGGAGGAGGCTTCCACTGCTGGACCTGCGATGTCCGGCGCCGAGGCACCCTACAGTCCTACTTTGATTGA